In one Eschrichtius robustus isolate mEscRob2 chromosome 15, mEscRob2.pri, whole genome shotgun sequence genomic region, the following are encoded:
- the E2F6 gene encoding transcription factor E2F6 isoform X5, with translation MDLVRSAPGGILDLNKVATKLGVRKRRVYDITNVLDGIDLVEKKSKNHIRWIGSDLSNFGAVPQQKKLQEELSDLSAMEDALDALIKDCAQQLFKLTDDKENERLAYVTYQDIHSIQAFHEQIVIAVKAPAETRLDVPAPREDSITVHVRSTKGPIDVYLCEVEREQSSHKVSDGVGASSSESRHPERPPAEKAAKVRIPRTSVQGPSPLCPEHHYPSLRAYRRTSFYCASQML, from the exons ATGGATCTTGTCAGATCTGCTCCTGGGGGCATTCTTGACTTAAACAAGGTTGCAACAAAACTAGGAGTACGAAAACGAAGAGTGTATGACATCACCAATGTTTTGGATGGAATTGATCTTGTTGAAAAAAAGTCTAAGAACCATATTCGATGGAT aggatCTGATCTTAGCAATTTTGGAGCGGTGCCCCAACAGAAGAAGCTGCAGGAGGAACTTTCTGATTTATCGGCGATGGAAGATGCTCTGGATGCGTTAATTAAGGATTGTGCTCAGCAGTTGTTCAAGTTAACAGacgacaaagaaaatgaaaga CTAGCATATGTGACGTATCAAGATATTCATAGCATTCAAGCCTTCCATGAACAGATTGTAATTGCAGTTAAGGCTCCGGCAGAAACCAGATTGGATGTTCCAGCGCCCAGAGAA GATTCTATCACAGTACATGTCAGGAGCACGAAAGGACCTATTGATGTGTATCTGTGTGAAGTGGAGCGGGAGCAGTCAAGTCACAAGGTGTCAGACGGTGTCGGGGCCTCTTCGTCTGAAAGCAGACATCCAGAGCGCCCTCCCGCTGAGAAAG CTGCTAAGGTGCGCATCCCCAGAACTAGCGTCCAGGGTCCTTCCCCACTCTGCCCTGAACATCACTACCCATCTCTCCGTGCGTACAGgcgtacctcattttattgtgcttcgcagatgctgtga